A portion of the Pseudopipra pipra isolate bDixPip1 chromosome 1, bDixPip1.hap1, whole genome shotgun sequence genome contains these proteins:
- the LOC135402436 gene encoding rRNA 2'-O-methyltransferase fibrillarin-like, with protein MAQGVTGVLTRNLVPGESVYGEKRISVEEGDTSIEYRAWNPFRSKLAAAILGGIDRIHIRPGAKVLYLGAASGTTVSHVSDIVGQEGVVYAVEFSHRSGRDLLNVAKKRTNVVPVIEDARHPHKYRMLIGQSHGPKIARNYPKNHPRIAQKSPKNHLKK; from the exons atggcgcag GGGGTTACAGGAGTCCTGACCCGGAACCTCGTCCCGGGGGAGTCGGTGTACGGGGAGAAACGGATCAGTGTGGAg GAGGGCGACACCTCCATCGAGTACCGGGCGTGGAACCCCTTCCGGTCCAAGCTGGCGGCCGCCATCTTGGGGGGCATCGACCGCATCCACATCCGGCCCGGGGCCAAGGTGCTCTAC ctgggcgCCGCCTCGGGCACCACCGTCAGCCACGTCTCCGACATCGTGGGGCAG GAGGGCGTGGTCTACGCGGTGGAGTTCTCGCACCGCTCGGGGCGGGACCTGCTCAACGTGGCCAAGAAAAGGACCAACGTGGTTCCCGTCATCGAGGACGCCCGGCACCCCCACAAGTACAGGATGCTCATTGGTCAGTCCCACGGACCCAAAATCGCCCGAAattaccccaaaaatcaccccagaaTCgcccaaaaatcacccaaaaatcacctgaaaaaatga